A genome region from Gammaproteobacteria bacterium includes the following:
- a CDS encoding LysR family transcriptional regulator: MDMLNGMRLFAEVVKAHGFAAAGRRQGMAPSSVSRQISALELALGVRLLNRNTRKLSLTGAGHVYFEQATRILSDLDEANRAALESEG, from the coding sequence GTGGACATGTTGAATGGAATGCGGCTGTTCGCCGAGGTGGTCAAGGCGCATGGTTTCGCCGCCGCAGGCCGCCGGCAAGGAATGGCGCCTTCATCCGTATCGCGACAAATCAGTGCGCTGGAGCTCGCGCTGGGCGTGCGGCTGCTGAATCGCAATACGCGCAAGCTGAGCCTGACCGGCGCGGGCCATGTTTATTTCGAGCAGGCGACACGCATCCTGTCGGACCTGGACGAAGCAAACCGCGCGGCGCTGGAGTCCGAAGG
- a CDS encoding efflux RND transporter periplasmic adaptor subunit, with amino-acid sequence MKNFARSLGLLNVFNPSVLGWRVLVLCFTALALSACSEGDSTAQAPPPPTLPVVKPLVKQITEWDEYTGRPQAVQSVELRARVSGYVHSIHFRDGSQVKQGDLLFSIDPRSYQATLDEANARLTSARVQLDLAETDLARAENLYAQNAISEEELDQRTQGRRGAAAAVMAAEAAVRRAELDIRWTQVRAPISGRIGRELVTRGNLVNGSSAGGTLLTTIVSLDPIYLYFTADEQALLRYIRLDRAGERPSSRDTPNPVRMQLADERGYPHLGHMSFVDNQVDESTGTIQGRATFQNNGLFVPGVFARILLRGRGPYEAMLIPDVAVGADQATRFVYVVDEKNTVQRRDVVLGRWVDDRLRVVEHGLQPDDRIMVEGLLLVQPGSTVTPQSRTIKSPGADLMATAE; translated from the coding sequence ATGAAAAATTTTGCCCGATCGCTCGGCCTCTTAAACGTTTTCAATCCGTCCGTGCTGGGTTGGCGGGTTCTCGTCCTGTGTTTCACGGCCCTCGCTCTGAGCGCCTGTTCCGAAGGCGACTCGACGGCGCAGGCGCCGCCGCCGCCGACCTTGCCGGTCGTCAAACCGCTGGTGAAGCAGATCACCGAGTGGGACGAATACACGGGCCGCCCGCAGGCCGTGCAAAGCGTCGAGCTACGCGCGCGCGTAAGTGGTTACGTACACTCGATCCACTTCAGGGACGGAAGCCAGGTCAAGCAGGGCGACCTGCTGTTCAGCATCGATCCGCGCTCGTATCAGGCGACGCTGGATGAAGCCAACGCGCGCCTTACAAGTGCGCGCGTGCAACTTGATCTGGCGGAGACCGATCTGGCGCGCGCGGAAAACCTCTACGCGCAAAACGCGATTTCCGAAGAGGAACTAGATCAGCGCACGCAAGGCCGGCGCGGCGCGGCCGCGGCGGTGATGGCCGCCGAGGCAGCAGTGCGACGCGCCGAACTGGATATCCGTTGGACGCAGGTGCGCGCGCCGATCTCGGGAAGAATCGGCCGCGAACTGGTCACTAGGGGCAATCTGGTCAACGGCAGTTCCGCGGGCGGCACATTGCTTACCACGATCGTTTCCTTAGACCCGATTTACCTTTATTTCACGGCCGATGAGCAGGCTTTGTTGCGCTACATTCGACTGGATCGGGCTGGTGAGCGACCGTCTTCGCGCGATACGCCCAACCCTGTGCGCATGCAGCTCGCCGACGAACGGGGTTATCCCCATCTGGGGCACATGAGCTTTGTGGACAACCAGGTGGATGAGTCCACGGGTACGATTCAGGGACGCGCGACGTTCCAGAACAATGGTCTCTTCGTGCCCGGCGTGTTCGCGCGGATTCTTTTGCGAGGGCGCGGACCGTACGAGGCGATGTTGATTCCCGACGTCGCCGTGGGCGCGGATCAGGCGACGCGCTTCGTCTACGTCGTGGACGAGAAGAACACGGTGCAACGCCGCGACGTAGTGCTCGGCCGGTGGGTGGACGATCGCCTGCGCGTGGTCGAACATGGTTTGCAGCCTGATGATCGGATTATGGTCGAGGGTCTATTGCTCGTGCAGCCGGGCAGCACGGTGACGCCACAATCGCGTACCATCAAGTCTCCCGGCGCGGACCTCATGGCCACGGCTGAATAA
- a CDS encoding efflux RND transporter permease subunit → MRIGHFFIDRPIFAAVISILIVLIGGIAYFNLPIEQFPEVAPPQVRVEATYPGATPETIADTVATPIEQEINGVEGMLYMTSSSTADGAMQLDVTFEHGTDLDVAQVLVQNRVSIAEPRLPEEVRALGVTTVKRSPNLMIVVHLRSPDNTFDQLYVSNYAVQQIQDVLARIEGVGEIVVFGAREYSMRVWLDPERLASLNLTPGDVVAALRAQNVQVAAGSLGQEPMAANYAFQLAANAQGRFTSIEQFEQVIVKSGRGGRLTRVGDVARIELGAEDYFTNSYLDGKPAVAIVANQRPGSNAIETVDEIKATMAGLSKDFPQGLDYEIVYNPTEFVAESISAVYHTLFEAMLLVIFVIILFLQSWRAAIIPIVAIPVSLIGTFAAMYAFGFSLNNLWLFGLVLAIGIVVDDAIVVVENIERNLEEGMSARDAARKTMDEVGAALVSIALVLSAVFVPTAFLTGITGQFFRQFALTIAVATFISAFNSLTLSPALGALVLRPKDSEPEGRLARITNRVTGPFFALFNRGFERMSHGYGRRVCQITRRPAIALVVFAILIGLTVFGYQQVPAGFIPQQDQG, encoded by the coding sequence ATGCGTATCGGACACTTTTTCATCGACCGCCCGATCTTCGCGGCGGTCATCTCCATCCTGATCGTGCTGATCGGCGGGATTGCGTACTTCAATCTGCCGATCGAACAGTTTCCCGAAGTCGCACCCCCGCAGGTGCGGGTGGAGGCGACGTACCCTGGCGCCACGCCGGAGACGATCGCTGACACGGTGGCGACACCGATCGAGCAGGAGATCAACGGCGTCGAGGGCATGTTGTACATGACCTCCTCGTCCACCGCCGATGGCGCCATGCAGCTGGACGTGACCTTCGAACACGGCACTGATCTGGACGTGGCGCAGGTGCTGGTGCAAAACCGCGTCTCGATCGCCGAGCCGCGATTGCCCGAGGAGGTGCGGGCACTCGGCGTCACTACCGTCAAGCGGTCGCCCAACCTCATGATCGTGGTGCATCTGCGATCGCCGGACAACACCTTTGATCAGCTCTACGTGAGCAACTACGCCGTGCAGCAGATCCAGGATGTGCTGGCGCGCATTGAGGGCGTGGGCGAGATCGTTGTGTTCGGCGCGCGCGAGTACAGTATGCGCGTGTGGCTGGACCCGGAGCGGCTGGCCTCGCTGAATCTGACACCCGGCGACGTCGTAGCCGCCTTGCGCGCACAAAATGTGCAGGTCGCCGCCGGCTCGCTCGGCCAGGAGCCGATGGCCGCCAATTACGCCTTTCAACTGGCCGCCAATGCGCAGGGCCGCTTTACAAGCATCGAACAGTTCGAGCAGGTTATCGTAAAAAGTGGGCGCGGCGGGCGCCTGACCCGGGTCGGCGACGTGGCCCGCATCGAGCTGGGCGCGGAGGATTACTTCACCAACAGCTATCTCGACGGCAAGCCCGCGGTTGCCATCGTCGCGAATCAACGGCCGGGCAGCAATGCGATCGAGACGGTAGACGAGATCAAGGCCACGATGGCGGGATTGTCGAAGGACTTTCCGCAGGGCCTGGATTATGAAATCGTCTACAACCCGACCGAATTCGTGGCTGAGTCGATCTCGGCGGTTTATCACACCTTGTTCGAGGCGATGCTGCTGGTCATCTTCGTCATCATTTTGTTCCTGCAGAGCTGGCGCGCGGCGATCATTCCCATCGTCGCCATCCCCGTGTCCTTGATCGGTACCTTCGCGGCGATGTATGCGTTCGGCTTTTCGCTGAATAATCTGTGGTTGTTCGGACTGGTGCTCGCGATCGGCATCGTGGTGGACGACGCGATCGTGGTGGTCGAAAACATCGAGCGGAACCTGGAAGAGGGTATGTCGGCGCGCGACGCCGCGCGTAAAACCATGGATGAAGTCGGAGCCGCACTTGTCTCGATCGCCCTGGTGCTCTCGGCCGTGTTCGTGCCAACCGCGTTTTTAACAGGCATCACGGGGCAGTTCTTTCGCCAGTTCGCGTTGACCATCGCCGTGGCGACGTTCATTTCGGCTTTCAACTCACTCACCTTGAGTCCCGCGCTGGGCGCGTTGGTGTTGCGGCCCAAGGATAGCGAGCCTGAGGGTCGCCTGGCGCGCATCACGAATCGCGTTACGGGGCCGTTCTTCGCGCTGTTCAACCGCGGGTTTGAACGCATGAGCC